In Nymphaea colorata isolate Beijing-Zhang1983 chromosome 5, ASM883128v2, whole genome shotgun sequence, one genomic interval encodes:
- the LOC116255324 gene encoding heavy metal-associated isoprenylated plant protein 2-like codes for MGAQGVLKIVLTVEFYCLKCKVLVMKTIATLTGIDKIEIDAEKSTVTVTGEVDPVAVVKQVRKAGKMADILTIGPPKDEKDEEKDKPCKLPACCPRCEHISITVEQYGGCVIM; via the exons ATGGGAGCCCAAGGG GTGTTGAAAATAGTGTTAACGGTGGAGTTCTATTGCCTCAAATGCAAGGTCCTCGTGATGAAGACAATAGCTACACTGACGG GGATCGACAAGATAGAGATCGATGCCGAGAAAAGCACGGTGACGGTGACCGGTGAGGTTGACCCAGTGGCCGTAGTCAAGCAAGTCAGGAAGGCCGGGAAGATGGCGGACATACTGACGATCGGACCGCCGAAGGACGAGAAGGACGAGGAGAAAGATAAGCCTTGCAAGCTCCCCGCCTGTTGCCCGAGGTGCGAGCACATCTCCATCACGGTTGAACAATATGGAGGATGCGTCATCATGTGA